The Ornithodoros turicata isolate Travis chromosome 9, ASM3712646v1, whole genome shotgun sequence genome includes a region encoding these proteins:
- the LOC135368261 gene encoding xaa-Arg dipeptidase-like — translation MPDVEVMTSSKCKEMVENTVDLHAEELHQLSQFLWNNPEVAFQEVKAHNYITKFLESEGFRVTINYGLATAFRAEYKVGDGGPVIVLMCEYDALPKVGHACGHNLIAETAVGAGLAVKRVLQEDPALAGTIVVLGTPAEEGGRGKELLIRTGAFRDVDLALMAHPEDRSALRVKLSAASTVSVKFRGKPAHAAQSPWCGVNALDAAVSAYVNISLLRQQLKPTWRVHGVFIKAGSTVNVIPEESELTYSIRTQTSGELDVLRQKVEACFRSAAEATGCTVHLEGGIDSKHVVHNEVAILAFQKHAESYGFEFIDGKSPVEVTSGAATDAGNVSQIVPCIHPVYRIETLNKNHTEEFQRAAGTTHSHLVALRISKALALTALDFLRDPDLLVRAKQEFQNTFPKGSKDEAVANGISVGSLVES, via the exons ATGCCCGACGTAGAAGTCATGACCAGCTCCAAATGCAAGGAGATGGTTGAAAACACCGTGGACCTCCACGCTGAAGAGTTGCACCAGTTGAGTCAGTTCTTGTGGAACAACCCGGAGGTTGCTTTTCAAGAGGTCAAAGCGCACAATTATATCACCAAGTTTTTGGAGTCTGAAGGGTTTCGTGTGACGATAAACTATGGCTTGGCAACGGCGTTCAGAGCGGAGTACAAGGTTGGAGATGGAG GACCTGTGATCGTTCTCATGTGCGAGTACGATGCTCTGCCGAAAGTGGGTCACGCCTGTGGACACAATCTTATCGCTGAGACAGCTGTCGGAGCGGGCCTCGCGGTGAAGCGAGTGCTTCAAGAAGACCCTGCTTTGGCTGGAACG ATCGTTGTACTGGGGACTCCAGCGGAAGAAGGCGGACGCGGCAAAGAACTGCTCATTCGTACGGGGGCTTTTCGAGACGTCGACTTGGCGCTTATGGCTCATCCAGAGGACCGCAGTGCACTCCGCGTGAAGCTGTCTGCAGCGAGCACG GTATCAGTGAAGTTTCGAGGCAAGCCGGCTCACGCCGCACAGTCACCGTGGTGCGGCGTCAATGCACTAGACGCTGCTGTGAGCGCGTACGTCAATATATCTCTACTACGTCAGCAGCTGAAGCCGACCTGGAGAGTACATG GTGTGTTCATCAAGGCAGGAAGCACAGTGAACGTAATTCCGGAAGAGAGCGAGTTGACGTACAGCATCAGAACACAAACGAGCGGCGAATTGGACGTGTTACGACAAAAGGTGGAGGCGTGCTTCAGGTCGGCAGCAGAAGCCACGGGATGCACAGTCCACTTGGAGGGAGGAATAGACTCGAAGCACGTGGTTCACAACGAGGTCGCCATCCTTGCTTTCCAGAAGCACGCTGAATCGTATG GCTTCGAGTTCATCGATGGAAAATCGCCAGTCGAAGTGACTTCTGGCGCAGCTACTGATGCTGGGAATGTATCCCAGATAGTCCCATGCATCCATCCAGTATATCGGATTGAGACACTGAACAAGAACCACACGGAAGAATTTCAGAGGGCAGCGGGAACAACACATTCGCACCTGGTTGCGCTTCGCATATCCAAGGCCCTTGCACTGACAGCCCTGGACTTCCTTAGGGACCCAGACCTCTTAGTGCGTGCAAAGCAGGAATTCCAGAACACATTCCCAAAAGGAAGCAAGGATGAGGCTGTGGCCAATGGAATCTCTGTTGGATCGCTAGTGGAATCATAA